The following proteins are co-located in the Bos indicus isolate NIAB-ARS_2022 breed Sahiwal x Tharparkar chromosome 8, NIAB-ARS_B.indTharparkar_mat_pri_1.0, whole genome shotgun sequence genome:
- the LOC109562439 gene encoding serine protease 52-like: MTRWRDGRAMLLLPVALLLRWPHSSLELQCGQKMNTSEKSEVLEIIGGVPANIRDFPWQIRILENGSHLCGGSILSEWWILTAAHCFKSKNASTLEVTHGEENLDTQNLTKIKVDKLIIHNYFDSWFYLNDIALLLLKSPLSLGVRKVPICLSEVTAIERWRNCWVSGWGTTVPQRSTEMGLQKVNIQLIKWETCFELMPLLTKSMLCAGDLEGGKDACQGDSGGPLVCQKKTRKSKWYQLGIVSWGVGCGQKKQPGVYTQVSSYLSWIETKTKLSKRPYKHEPDSGYSLLLSPWAILVLYFLMFLLSP; this comes from the exons tgcaatgtggccaaaaaatgaaCACTTCTGAGAAGTCTGAAGTTTTGGAAATCATAGGTGGGGTGCCTGCAAACATCAGAGATTTCCCCTGGCAGATACGTATCCTTGAAAACGGGAGTCATCTCTGTGGAGGATCGATCCTCAGTGAGTGGTGGATTCTGACCGCAGCCCATTGCTTCAAAAGCAAAAATGC aTCTACCTTGGAGGTCACACATGGTGAAGAAAATCTTGACACCCAGAACTTGACGAAGATAAAAGTGGACAAGCTAATTATTCACAATTATTTTGACAGTTGGTTCTACCTTAATGACATCGCTTTGCTGTTGCTCAAATCCCCTCTGAGCTTGGGTGTCAGGAAGGTACCCATTTGCCTTTCAGAGGTCACTGCCATAGAGAGATGGAGGAACTGCTGGGTGAGCGGGTGGGGCACTACCG TTCCTCAGCGGAGTACGGAGATGGGGCTCCAGAAAGTCAACATCCAGCTGATCAAGTGGGAAACCTGCTTTGAGCTGATGCCGCTACTCACCAAGAGCATGCTGTGTGCCGGGGACCTTGAAGGTGGGAAGGATGCCTGCCAG GGTGACAGTGGGGGGCCTCTGGTTTGCCAGAAAAAAACCAGGAAAAGCAAATGGTACCAACTGGGCATTGTCAGCTGGGGAGTGGGCTGTGGCCAGAAGAAACAGCCTGGAGTGTACACACAGGTGTCTAGTTACCTGTCATGGATTGAGACGAAGACCAAGCTGTCAAAAAGGCCCTACAAGCATGAGCCAGACTCTGGGTACAGTTTGCTTCTATCGCCCTGGGCCATCTTGGTACTGTATTTTCTGATGTTTCTATTGTCCCCGTGA